The bacterium genome has a segment encoding these proteins:
- a CDS encoding type ISP restriction/modification enzyme produces the protein EDRSFWKLAGARAALAKEKNWQRFVQPYLYRPFDQVWLFAMKPFVHRLRLKVMQHLQRPNIAMCVGRAGLVTSGPWDLVFCTKYMCDHNIFYRGSSTNFPLYLYEDGKSVDLFLENETRRPNLSSGFTKALASKLNIRFVTSAHGDLKRTVGALDVFHYVYAILHSPTYRSRYAAFLRRDFPVIPLTKDVKLFNALVGKGQELTDLHTMGSSKLSAAVTAFPVAGSNIVTRVKYEPDQARVYINDKQFFEGIPSDIWQMTIGGFPICGQWLKDRKEQTLSYDDIQKYQQIIVALREMSRVMDEIDDIIPSWPLE, from the coding sequence CGAAGACCGGTCATTCTGGAAACTCGCGGGCGCCCGCGCCGCCCTCGCGAAAGAGAAGAACTGGCAGAGATTTGTGCAGCCCTATCTCTATCGACCCTTTGACCAAGTGTGGCTCTTTGCGATGAAGCCGTTTGTTCACCGACTGCGCCTCAAAGTAATGCAACATCTGCAACGCCCGAATATTGCGATGTGCGTTGGACGCGCAGGGCTGGTCACCAGTGGCCCGTGGGACCTAGTGTTCTGCACGAAGTACATGTGTGACCACAACATCTTCTATCGCGGCAGCAGCACGAACTTCCCGCTGTATCTTTATGAGGACGGCAAGTCCGTGGATCTGTTCTTGGAGAATGAGACACGAAGACCGAATCTGTCCTCCGGGTTCACTAAGGCACTTGCCAGTAAACTCAACATCCGATTCGTGACGAGCGCGCATGGGGATCTGAAGAGGACCGTCGGAGCGTTAGATGTATTCCACTATGTCTATGCGATCCTTCACTCGCCCACCTACCGTTCGAGATACGCGGCATTTCTGAGAAGGGACTTTCCTGTGATACCTCTCACCAAGGACGTGAAACTTTTCAACGCCTTGGTCGGGAAGGGCCAGGAATTGACTGACCTTCATACGATGGGATCGTCGAAACTGAGTGCTGCCGTTACTGCATTCCCTGTCGCGGGGTCGAACATCGTGACCAGGGTGAAATATGAGCCAGATCAAGCGCGCGTATACATCAACGACAAGCAGTTCTTTGAGGGCATCCCTTCGGATATTTGGCAGATGACAATTGGGGGCTTCCCTATTTGCGGCCAGTGGTTGAAGGATCGCAAGGAGCAGACTCTCAGCTATGATGACATTCAGAAGTACCAGCAGATCATCGTGGCGCTTCGAGAGATGAGTCGGGTGATGGATGAGATAGATGACATTATTCCCTCTTGGCCTCTCGAATGA